In Streptomyces chartreusis NRRL 3882, the following are encoded in one genomic region:
- a CDS encoding PucR family transcriptional regulator gives MTITLDSLGPALSVRQVLTLERVLAGEPEVVAGASHLDRPVRWVHVAEAADVGVMLSGGEMVLTTGVLLAGDEEKQAEYVRSLHRAEAAAVVLGLGRAFPAAPAVMRRAAERCGLPMVVLHRPFPFAELTEEVQSRLVRRKFAAVSLSEAVRTELTALITAGAPLQRLLDEVARHSACPVVVTNLAHRVLGTAGERPAVDDVLRDWERIARQAGGTEGDGWIRAELGGRGERWGRIVLCGYRGDTATGRLLADRAAEALVLHRMLGGGAACSWEEQSAQSLLTDLVSGVVPARQLLPRARAAGLPVNRRTFVPLVVRDGDTARLDRLLRLLGLPGLVAELADGATAVLLSLPRDQDADALAAHFATRLRTESGPSRTVVAAADPRAVWEDVPAGLREAQHVADAVADSAAALDLPPVVRLRDVHLRGLIRLLRDDPHVQSFAERELDGLLCETDEDLLSVLRTYLATGRNKSRTAQLHHVSRPALYRRLEAIQVRLGVDLDDFEQAASVHIALLAHDAQQQ, from the coding sequence ATGACCATCACCTTGGATTCCCTGGGACCCGCGCTGTCGGTCCGGCAGGTCCTCACCCTGGAGCGGGTGCTCGCCGGGGAGCCCGAGGTGGTGGCCGGCGCGAGCCATCTCGACCGGCCGGTGCGCTGGGTGCACGTCGCCGAGGCCGCCGACGTCGGCGTGATGCTCAGCGGCGGCGAGATGGTCCTCACCACCGGTGTGCTGCTCGCCGGCGACGAGGAGAAGCAGGCCGAGTACGTCCGGTCGCTGCACCGCGCGGAAGCCGCCGCCGTTGTCCTCGGACTGGGCCGCGCCTTCCCCGCCGCACCGGCCGTGATGCGCCGGGCCGCCGAGCGGTGCGGGCTGCCGATGGTCGTCCTGCACCGGCCCTTCCCCTTCGCCGAGCTGACCGAGGAGGTCCAGTCACGGCTCGTGCGGCGCAAGTTCGCCGCCGTCAGCCTCTCCGAGGCCGTCCGCACCGAACTCACCGCCCTCATCACCGCGGGCGCCCCGCTGCAACGCCTGCTCGACGAGGTCGCCCGGCACAGCGCCTGCCCGGTCGTCGTCACCAACCTCGCCCACCGCGTCCTCGGCACGGCGGGGGAGCGGCCGGCGGTGGACGACGTGCTGCGCGACTGGGAGCGCATCGCCCGCCAGGCCGGAGGCACCGAGGGCGACGGCTGGATCCGGGCCGAGCTGGGCGGACGCGGGGAGCGCTGGGGCCGGATCGTGCTGTGCGGCTACCGGGGCGACACCGCCACCGGGCGGCTGCTGGCCGACCGCGCCGCCGAGGCCCTCGTGCTGCACCGCATGCTCGGCGGCGGCGCCGCGTGCTCCTGGGAGGAGCAGTCCGCGCAGAGCCTGCTGACCGACCTGGTCAGCGGTGTCGTACCGGCGCGGCAACTGCTGCCCAGGGCGCGCGCGGCCGGGCTGCCGGTCAACCGGCGGACGTTCGTGCCGCTGGTCGTCCGCGACGGCGACACCGCCCGGCTCGACCGGCTGCTCCGTCTGCTGGGCCTGCCCGGGCTGGTCGCCGAGCTGGCCGACGGGGCCACCGCCGTGCTGCTCAGCCTGCCCCGCGACCAGGACGCGGACGCCCTCGCCGCGCACTTCGCGACCCGGCTGCGCACCGAGTCCGGCCCGTCCCGCACGGTCGTCGCCGCGGCCGACCCCCGGGCCGTCTGGGAGGACGTCCCCGCCGGACTGCGCGAGGCCCAGCACGTGGCGGACGCCGTCGCCGACTCCGCCGCCGCCCTCGACCTCCCGCCGGTCGTCCGCCTGCGCGATGTCCACCTGCGGGGCCTGATCCGCCTGCTGCGCGACGATCCGCACGTGCAGTCCTTCGCGGAGCGGGAGCTGGACGGGCTGCTGTGCGAGACCGACGAGGACCTGCTGTCCGTCCTGCGCACCTACCTCGCCACCGGTCGCAACAAGTCCCGGACCGCCCAGCTCCACCACGTCTCGCGGCCCGCCCTCTACCGCCGCCTGGAAGCCATACAGGTCCGCCTCGGGGTGGACCTCGACGACTTCGAGCAGGCCGCCTCGGTGCACATCGCACTCCTCGCGCACGACGCGCAACAGCAGTGA
- a CDS encoding nitrilase-related carbon-nitrogen hydrolase — MANVVRAALVQATWTGDTESMVAKHEEHAREAARRGAKIIGFQEVFNSPYFCQVEEPEHYRWAEPVPDGPTVRRMRALARETGMVIVAPVFEAEQPGFYYNTAAVIDADGTYLGKYRKHHIPQLKGFREKFYFKPGNLGWPVFDTAAGKVGVYICYDRHFPEGWRQLGLAGAQLVYNPSATHRSLSSHLWRLEQPAAAVANGYYIAAINRVGQEEYGDNDFYGTSYFVDPRGQFVGDVASDSQEELVIRDLDIDLIEEVRQTWAFYRDRRPDAYEGLVQP, encoded by the coding sequence ATGGCCAACGTCGTACGTGCCGCCCTGGTCCAGGCCACCTGGACCGGCGACACCGAGTCCATGGTGGCGAAACACGAGGAGCACGCCCGCGAGGCGGCCCGCCGGGGCGCGAAGATCATCGGTTTCCAGGAAGTCTTCAACAGCCCCTATTTCTGTCAGGTCGAGGAGCCGGAGCACTACCGCTGGGCCGAGCCGGTCCCCGACGGGCCGACCGTGCGGCGCATGCGGGCCCTCGCGCGCGAGACCGGCATGGTGATCGTCGCGCCGGTGTTCGAGGCGGAGCAGCCCGGCTTCTACTACAACACCGCGGCCGTGATCGACGCCGACGGCACCTACCTCGGCAAGTACCGCAAGCACCACATCCCGCAGCTCAAGGGGTTCCGCGAGAAGTTCTACTTCAAGCCCGGCAACCTCGGCTGGCCCGTCTTCGACACGGCGGCCGGCAAGGTCGGCGTCTACATCTGCTACGACCGCCACTTCCCGGAGGGCTGGCGGCAACTCGGCCTGGCCGGGGCCCAGCTCGTCTACAACCCCTCCGCCACCCACCGCAGCCTGTCGTCCCACCTGTGGCGGCTGGAGCAGCCCGCGGCGGCCGTCGCCAACGGGTACTACATCGCCGCGATCAACCGCGTCGGACAGGAGGAGTACGGCGACAACGACTTCTACGGTACGAGCTACTTCGTCGACCCCCGCGGGCAGTTCGTGGGCGACGTCGCCAGTGACAGCCAGGAGGAGCTCGTGATCCGGGACCTGGACATCGACCTCATCGAAGAAGTGCGGCAGACGTGGGCCTTCTACCGCGACCGCCGCCCCGACGCCTACGAAGGACTGGTGCAGCCGTGA
- a CDS encoding NCS1 family nucleobase:cation symporter-1, which translates to MTDTAPTAPPPTTQVTLADGRVEIAPGAPAPTGPYANEDLLPVPVDKRTWTTYNFSALWVGMAHNTASWTLASGLIAVGMDWKQAVFTIALANVIVLIPMLLTGHAGPKYGIPFPVFARASFGIRGANLPAVVRALVACGWFGIQTWIGGEAIYFLAGKLIGSGWADAAKVGGYAWTMWLSFAIFWALQVVIIYRGMETIRRFENWAAPFVLVGAFVMLWWMSDKAGGFGPLFDQPSKLGWGADFWKLFAPALMGMIGFWSTLSLNIPDFTRYGKSQKAQTWGQALGLPTTMTLFAFLSVMVTSGSQAVYGEAIWDPVQLAARTDNTVGLLFALVTVLVATLSVNVAANLVSPAFDFSNIAPRKISFRAGALATCVLGVLIFPWKLYSDPQGYIFTWLGLVGGLLGTVAGILIADYWILRRSRLDLADLYRTGGRYWYEGGWNWRAVVAFVAGGVLAVGGASFKPLIDGRPIPALADLADYGWAVGLGTSMVLYLVLMAARGGNRATV; encoded by the coding sequence ATGACCGACACCGCTCCCACGGCCCCACCGCCGACCACCCAAGTCACCCTCGCCGACGGCCGGGTGGAGATCGCCCCGGGCGCCCCCGCGCCGACCGGGCCCTACGCCAACGAGGACCTGCTGCCGGTCCCCGTCGACAAGCGCACCTGGACGACGTACAACTTCTCCGCGCTGTGGGTCGGCATGGCCCACAACACGGCCTCCTGGACCCTGGCCTCCGGTCTCATCGCCGTCGGCATGGACTGGAAGCAGGCGGTGTTCACCATCGCCCTGGCCAATGTGATCGTGCTGATACCGATGCTGCTCACCGGGCACGCCGGGCCCAAGTACGGCATACCCTTCCCCGTCTTCGCCCGGGCCTCCTTCGGCATCCGCGGGGCCAACCTGCCCGCCGTCGTACGGGCGCTGGTGGCGTGCGGCTGGTTCGGCATCCAGACCTGGATCGGCGGCGAGGCCATCTACTTCCTGGCCGGCAAGCTCATCGGCAGCGGCTGGGCGGACGCGGCGAAGGTCGGTGGCTACGCCTGGACGATGTGGCTGTCGTTCGCGATCTTCTGGGCGCTCCAGGTCGTCATCATCTACCGCGGCATGGAGACCATCCGCCGGTTCGAGAACTGGGCGGCGCCGTTCGTGCTCGTCGGTGCGTTCGTGATGCTGTGGTGGATGAGCGACAAGGCGGGCGGCTTCGGCCCGCTGTTCGACCAGCCGTCCAAGCTCGGCTGGGGCGCCGACTTCTGGAAGCTGTTCGCGCCCGCCCTCATGGGCATGATCGGCTTCTGGTCGACGCTGTCGCTGAACATCCCCGACTTCACCCGCTACGGCAAGAGCCAGAAGGCACAGACGTGGGGTCAGGCCCTCGGTCTGCCGACGACCATGACGCTGTTCGCGTTCCTGTCCGTGATGGTCACCTCCGGCTCGCAGGCCGTCTACGGCGAGGCGATCTGGGACCCGGTACAGCTCGCGGCCAGGACCGACAACACGGTGGGCCTGCTGTTCGCCCTCGTCACCGTCCTGGTGGCCACGCTGTCCGTCAACGTCGCGGCCAACCTGGTCTCACCGGCGTTCGACTTCTCCAACATCGCGCCGCGGAAGATCAGTTTCCGGGCGGGCGCGCTCGCCACCTGCGTCCTCGGTGTGCTGATCTTCCCGTGGAAGCTGTACTCCGACCCGCAGGGCTACATCTTCACCTGGCTCGGGCTGGTCGGCGGCCTGCTCGGCACCGTCGCGGGCATCCTCATCGCCGACTACTGGATCCTGCGCCGCTCCCGGCTCGACCTGGCCGACCTGTACCGCACGGGCGGGCGCTACTGGTACGAGGGCGGCTGGAACTGGCGGGCCGTCGTCGCCTTCGTGGCCGGCGGTGTCCTCGCCGTCGGCGGCGCCAGCTTCAAGCCGCTGATCGACGGCCGCCCCATCCCGGCACTGGCCGATCTGGCCGACTACGGCTGGGCGGTGGGCCTGGGCACGTCGATGGTGCTGTACCTGGTGCTGATGGCGGCACGGGGCGGGAACCGGGCCACCGTCTGA
- a CDS encoding nitrilase-related carbon-nitrogen hydrolase — protein sequence MSRVIRAAVFQTAWTGDKESMIQVHEQAVRDAAAQGAQVLCFQELFYGPYFCQVQDPAFYEYAEQIPEGPIVRRFQALAKELGIVLVLPMYEEEQPGVLYNTAAVIDADGSYLGKYRKTHIPQVRGFWEKFYFRPGNSGWPVFETAVGKVGVYICYDRHFPEGWRALGLAGAELVFNPSATSRGLSGYLWQLEQPAAAVANEYFVGAINRVGVEEYGDNDFYGTSYFVDPEAQFVGEVASDKEPELVVRDLDMAKLREVRDRWQFYRDRAPGAYGPLTAP from the coding sequence ATGAGCCGAGTGATCCGTGCCGCCGTCTTCCAGACCGCCTGGACGGGCGACAAGGAGTCGATGATCCAGGTCCACGAGCAGGCGGTCCGCGACGCGGCCGCGCAGGGTGCCCAAGTCCTGTGCTTCCAGGAGCTGTTCTACGGACCGTACTTCTGCCAGGTCCAGGACCCGGCCTTCTACGAGTACGCCGAGCAGATCCCCGAGGGCCCGATCGTCCGCCGCTTCCAGGCCCTCGCCAAGGAACTTGGCATCGTCCTGGTCCTGCCGATGTACGAGGAAGAGCAGCCCGGCGTCCTCTACAACACCGCCGCCGTGATCGACGCGGACGGCTCCTACCTGGGCAAGTACCGCAAGACGCACATCCCGCAGGTGAGGGGTTTCTGGGAGAAGTTCTACTTCCGCCCCGGCAACTCCGGCTGGCCGGTCTTCGAGACCGCCGTCGGCAAGGTCGGCGTCTACATCTGCTACGACCGCCACTTCCCCGAGGGCTGGCGCGCACTCGGCCTCGCGGGCGCCGAACTCGTCTTCAACCCCTCGGCCACCTCCCGCGGCCTGTCGGGCTACCTCTGGCAGCTGGAGCAGCCGGCGGCTGCCGTCGCCAACGAGTACTTCGTGGGCGCGATCAACCGGGTGGGGGTCGAGGAGTACGGCGACAACGACTTCTACGGGACGTCGTACTTCGTCGACCCGGAGGCCCAGTTCGTCGGCGAGGTGGCGAGCGACAAGGAACCCGAACTGGTGGTCCGCGACCTGGACATGGCCAAACTCCGCGAGGTCCGCGACCGCTGGCAGTTCTACCGGGACAGGGCCCCGGGGGCGTACGGGCCACTGACAGCACCCTGA
- a CDS encoding TIGR03842 family LLM class F420-dependent oxidoreductase: MDFGLVLQTDPPASRVISLMKRAERNGFSYGWTFDSAVLWQEPFVIYSQILANTTKLKVGPMVTNPGTRTWEVTASTFATLNDMFGNRTVCGIGRGDSAMRVAGRKPNTLARISEAMKVIRALGSGQEADLGGGTVVRFPWIGPGAELPVWMAAYGPKALKMTGEEADGFILQLADLYLTEYMVKAVKDAAVTAGRDPSAVTICVAAPAYVTEDDSPEALAHARDQCRWFGGMVGNHVADLVSKYGEHSAAVPDELTDYIKAREGYDYSHHGRAGNPDTQFVPDEIVDRFCLIGPVEKHVEKLNALRALGVDQFAVYDMHDAQEAVIDTYGSRVIPAVNA, translated from the coding sequence ATGGACTTCGGACTCGTCCTGCAGACCGACCCGCCGGCCTCGCGGGTGATCAGCCTGATGAAACGCGCGGAACGGAACGGATTCTCGTACGGCTGGACCTTCGACTCCGCCGTGCTGTGGCAGGAGCCGTTCGTGATCTACAGCCAGATCCTGGCCAACACCACGAAACTGAAGGTCGGGCCGATGGTGACCAACCCCGGCACCCGCACCTGGGAGGTCACCGCCTCCACCTTCGCCACCCTCAACGACATGTTCGGCAACCGCACGGTCTGCGGCATCGGCCGCGGCGACTCCGCGATGCGCGTGGCCGGCCGCAAGCCCAACACGCTGGCCCGGATCAGCGAGGCCATGAAGGTCATCCGGGCCCTCGGCAGCGGCCAGGAGGCCGACCTCGGCGGCGGCACGGTCGTCCGGTTCCCGTGGATCGGGCCGGGCGCAGAACTCCCCGTGTGGATGGCCGCGTACGGACCCAAGGCCCTGAAGATGACCGGCGAGGAGGCCGACGGGTTCATCCTCCAGCTGGCCGACCTGTACCTGACCGAGTACATGGTCAAGGCCGTGAAGGACGCGGCCGTCACCGCCGGCCGGGACCCGTCGGCGGTGACCATCTGCGTGGCCGCCCCGGCCTACGTCACCGAGGACGACTCGCCCGAGGCGCTCGCCCACGCGCGCGACCAGTGCCGGTGGTTCGGCGGGATGGTCGGCAACCACGTGGCCGACCTGGTGTCCAAGTACGGCGAGCACTCGGCCGCCGTCCCCGACGAACTCACCGACTACATCAAGGCGCGCGAGGGCTACGACTACTCCCACCACGGCCGCGCCGGCAACCCGGACACCCAGTTCGTGCCCGACGAGATCGTCGACCGGTTCTGTCTGATCGGCCCGGTCGAGAAGCACGTCGAGAAGCTGAACGCGCTGCGCGCCCTCGGTGTGGACCAGTTCGCCGTCTACGACATGCACGACGCGCAGGAAGCCGTGATCGACACCTACGGATCGCGGGTGATCCCCGCCGTCAACGCCTGA
- a CDS encoding aspartate aminotransferase family protein has protein sequence MTNDLLGRHRAVLPDWLALYYEDPLEITHGEGRHVWDAHGNRYLDFFGGILTTMTAHALPEVTKAVSEQAGRIIHSSTLYLNRPMVELAERVAQLSGIPDARVFFTTSGTEANDTALLLATTYRRSNTVLAMRNSYHGRSFSAVGITGNRGWSPTSLSPLQTLYVHGGVRTRGPYASLGDDDFIAACVDDLVDLLGHTRAPAALIAEPIQGIGGFTSPPDGLYAAFREVLNEHGVLWIADEVQTGWGRTGEHFWGWQAHGRNGPPDIMTFAKGIGNGMSIGGVVARSEIMNCLDSNSISTFGGTQITMAAGLANLNYLLEHDLQGNARRVGGMLIERLRSAAAQVPAVREVRGRGLMIGIEITRPGTDQADPQAAAAVLEAAREGGLLIGKGGGHNTSALRVAPPLSLNVAEAEEGAAILENALRSIQ, from the coding sequence GTGACCAACGACCTGCTGGGCCGCCACCGGGCCGTGCTCCCCGACTGGCTCGCCCTCTACTACGAGGACCCCCTCGAGATCACCCACGGCGAGGGCCGTCACGTCTGGGACGCCCACGGCAACCGGTACCTCGACTTCTTCGGCGGCATCCTCACCACGATGACCGCGCACGCCCTGCCCGAGGTGACCAAGGCGGTGAGCGAGCAGGCCGGGCGGATCATCCACTCGTCGACCCTGTACCTCAACCGGCCGATGGTCGAACTCGCCGAGCGCGTGGCCCAGCTGAGCGGCATCCCGGACGCCCGCGTCTTCTTCACCACCTCCGGGACCGAGGCCAACGACACCGCCCTCCTGCTCGCCACCACCTACCGGCGCAGCAACACGGTCCTGGCCATGCGCAACAGCTACCACGGCCGCTCCTTCAGCGCCGTCGGCATCACCGGCAACCGCGGCTGGTCCCCGACCTCGCTGTCCCCGCTCCAGACGCTGTACGTCCACGGCGGCGTGCGCACCCGCGGCCCGTACGCCTCCCTCGGCGACGACGACTTCATCGCGGCCTGCGTCGACGACCTGGTCGACCTGCTCGGGCACACCCGCGCCCCGGCCGCGCTGATCGCCGAACCCATCCAGGGCATCGGCGGCTTCACCTCACCGCCCGACGGGCTCTACGCCGCGTTCCGCGAGGTGCTGAACGAGCACGGCGTCCTGTGGATCGCCGACGAGGTGCAGACCGGCTGGGGCCGCACCGGCGAACACTTCTGGGGCTGGCAGGCCCACGGCCGGAACGGGCCGCCGGACATCATGACCTTCGCCAAGGGCATCGGCAACGGCATGTCCATCGGCGGCGTCGTCGCCCGCTCCGAGATCATGAACTGCCTCGACTCCAACAGCATCTCCACGTTCGGCGGCACCCAGATCACCATGGCGGCGGGCCTCGCCAACCTCAACTACCTGCTGGAACACGACCTCCAGGGCAACGCCCGGCGCGTCGGCGGCATGCTCATCGAGCGGCTGCGGTCCGCCGCCGCGCAGGTGCCGGCCGTACGGGAGGTGCGCGGACGCGGACTGATGATCGGCATCGAGATCACCAGGCCGGGGACCGACCAGGCCGACCCGCAGGCCGCAGCGGCCGTCCTGGAGGCGGCCCGCGAGGGCGGCCTGCTGATCGGCAAGGGCGGCGGCCACAACACCAGCGCCCTGCGCGTCGCCCCGCCGCTGTCCCTCAACGTCGCGGAGGCCGAGGAAGGCGCCGCGATCCTCGAGAACGCTCTGAGGAGCATCCAGTAG
- the hydA gene encoding dihydropyrimidinase: MSSRTVIRGGLVITASDEIHADVLIEDGRIAALAATGTPAAETFTADRVIDATGKYVIPGGVDAHTHMELPFGGTFASDTFETGTRAAAWGGTTTIIDFAVQSVGHSLREGLDAWHAKAEHNCAIDYGFHMIVSDVNQETLKEMDLLIEEGVTSFKQFMAYPGVFYSDDGQILRAMQRSAENGGLIMMHAENGIAIDVLVEQALARGETDPRYHGEVRKALLEAEATHRAIKLAQVAGAPLYVVHVSATEAVAELARARDEGLNVFGETCPQYLFLSTDNLAEPDFEGAKYVCSTPLRPKEHQAKLWQGLRTNDLQVVSTDHCPFCFVGQKELGRGDFSRIPNGLPGVENRMDLLHQAVLDGHISRRRWIEIACATPARMFGLYPKKGTIAPGADADVVIYDPHAEQVMSAETHHMNVDYSAYEGKRVTGRVETVLSRGVPVITEREYTGHAGHGVFTPRSTCQYLN; the protein is encoded by the coding sequence ATGAGCAGCCGTACAGTCATCCGCGGCGGCCTCGTCATCACCGCATCCGACGAGATCCACGCCGACGTCCTGATCGAGGACGGCCGCATCGCCGCCCTCGCAGCCACCGGCACACCCGCCGCCGAAACATTCACCGCCGACCGAGTCATCGACGCCACAGGAAAGTACGTCATCCCCGGCGGCGTAGACGCCCACACCCACATGGAGCTCCCCTTCGGCGGCACCTTCGCCTCCGACACCTTCGAGACCGGCACCCGCGCCGCCGCCTGGGGCGGCACGACCACGATCATCGACTTCGCCGTGCAGAGCGTCGGGCACAGCCTACGCGAGGGCCTCGACGCCTGGCACGCCAAGGCCGAGCACAACTGCGCCATCGACTACGGCTTCCACATGATCGTCTCCGACGTGAACCAGGAGACGCTCAAGGAGATGGACCTGCTGATCGAGGAGGGCGTCACCTCCTTCAAGCAGTTCATGGCCTACCCGGGCGTCTTCTACAGCGACGACGGCCAGATCCTGCGCGCCATGCAGCGCTCCGCCGAGAACGGCGGCCTGATCATGATGCACGCCGAGAACGGCATCGCGATCGACGTCCTGGTCGAGCAGGCGCTGGCCCGCGGCGAGACCGACCCGCGCTACCACGGCGAGGTCCGCAAGGCCCTGCTGGAGGCCGAGGCCACCCACCGCGCCATCAAGCTCGCGCAGGTCGCGGGCGCGCCCCTGTACGTCGTGCACGTCTCGGCGACGGAGGCGGTCGCCGAGCTGGCGCGGGCCCGCGACGAGGGGCTGAACGTCTTCGGCGAGACCTGCCCGCAGTACCTGTTCCTGTCCACCGACAACCTCGCCGAGCCGGACTTCGAGGGCGCGAAGTACGTGTGCAGCACCCCGCTCAGGCCGAAGGAGCACCAGGCCAAGCTGTGGCAGGGACTGCGGACGAACGACCTCCAGGTGGTCTCCACCGACCACTGCCCCTTCTGCTTCGTGGGGCAGAAGGAACTCGGCCGCGGCGACTTCTCCAGGATCCCCAATGGTCTGCCGGGTGTGGAGAACCGTATGGACCTGCTCCACCAGGCCGTCCTGGACGGGCACATCTCGCGCCGCCGGTGGATCGAGATCGCCTGCGCCACCCCGGCCCGGATGTTCGGCCTCTACCCGAAGAAGGGCACCATCGCGCCGGGCGCCGACGCCGACGTCGTCATCTACGACCCGCACGCCGAGCAGGTCATGTCGGCCGAAACCCACCACATGAACGTCGACTACTCGGCGTACGAGGGCAAGCGCGTCACCGGCCGGGTCGAGACGGTCCTCTCGCGCGGCGTACCGGTCATCACCGAGCGGGAGTACACCGGGCACGCCGGGCACGGCGTCTTCACCCCGCGTTCCACCTGTCAGTACCTCAACTAG